GAACCACCGACGCTGCCCGGCGCGCCGTTGCAGCGGGTGGAGGCCGACGGGCACCGGCTGGTCTACGCGCTGGAGTCGGCGGGCGTGGCCGAGGTGGTCGCCCAACTGGCCGGCCTCGCCACGCTCCGCGACATCTCGATCGTCGAGCCGGACATCGAGGACGTGGTGGCCCGCCTCTACCGCACCCCACACCCGGTCTGAGCGGGGGATGCGGCGAACGCGTTCGGGTGGTAGCAGGGGACCCCTGTTACCGCCTGATGATGAGGAGGGGTCCCCTGCTACCACCGCAGGAGCGCGCTACCACCGCAGGAGCGCGCTACTGCCGTGGGAAGAACGTCAGACCGGGTCGCCGAGGTTGACCCGGGGGGCCGGGGCGCGCATCTTGCGGAAGGTGATCGACCGCATGATCGCGTACAGGTAGAGCGAACCCAGCCGCTGGCCGGTGTTGGGGAAGCGTTCCCGGACCAGCTTCTTGATCTTCCGGCTGATGAGCACGGAGTCGATCGCGACGCCGACCGCCAGCGCGGCCCAGAGCAGGTTGGAGACCAACCGCACGATCGGCGGCATGGCCGCCGACGAGCCGATCAGCACGACCAGCGCGCCGCCGAAGAACCAGGTGCCGACGGTACGCCGGGAGTCGACCACGTTACGGGCGAGCAGCCGCTCCGGACCCCGGTCCCGCGGGCCGCCCTCCCGGCGGAACTCCTCGGCCGCCTCGGCCCGCAGCCGCCGACGCCGCTCCTTGGCCTCGTCCTTGCTCAACGGCTTGGTGGCGGCGGCGACCCGGCGGTTGGCCGTGGGTCGCTTCGGCGTCTCCCGTCCCTTGGCCGGGGTGTAGCCCCGGGAGCGGGCAGACGTGGACGTCTCCTCCGGCGTCACCTCGGTGGCGGCGTCGTCGACGGTGGCGGACTTGCGGCGAAACA
The nucleotide sequence above comes from Micromonospora pallida. Encoded proteins:
- a CDS encoding DUF3043 domain-containing protein; amino-acid sequence: MLSLFRRKSATVDDAATEVTPEETSTSARSRGYTPAKGRETPKRPTANRRVAAATKPLSKDEAKERRRRLRAEAAEEFRREGGPRDRGPERLLARNVVDSRRTVGTWFFGGALVVLIGSSAAMPPIVRLVSNLLWAALAVGVAIDSVLISRKIKKLVRERFPNTGQRLGSLYLYAIMRSITFRKMRAPAPRVNLGDPV